Part of the Triticum urartu cultivar G1812 chromosome 2, Tu2.1, whole genome shotgun sequence genome, ATATTTTACATAGCTCTATAGTATAGATAGATAAAACTATGGTGCAACGACATAAAAAACGACTAGATAGTGCAACTATAACCTACTCCCGGTCGTCCTCATCAttatcatcatcttcatccttgCTGGTCTGGTTCGAGGTATCGAGCCACATGTCCTCCCAACGAGGATCATTATCCATGAAGATCGACTGCCCACCTGCTTCAACGATATCGCACTGCGATAACGCCAGTGCCTTCCGCCGACGCCTGTCCAACCGATCCACGCAGCGCTTTGCCGTCCTCTCCGCCCAGTAGGCTTGCTCGTTGGGGACGTCCTCTGGGTGGCGCCGGCGCCACTCTGCCATGCCTCGTTCATCCTCCTTAGCGATGAGTAGGCGGCGCTGCCGCAGAGTGTGCTCCGCACGGTCCTGGTCCGTGATAAGACGAGGCGGAGTGGCGACGTCATGCGCCTGCTGGCGCGTGTGGACGTCCTGGAAGTTCATCTGCGCGCGCGGCCTGTCtaggcgccacgccgccgcgtcgtaCGCGCGGGCGGTCTCGTGCGCAGTCTCGAAGGTGCCGAGGCCGAGCCAGACGTCGCCGGACCGGATCTCGGCGTAGTACCAGCCGTTGGGGCGCCGGCGAACGCCGCGGTAGCCCGACGCTcctcggcggcgcggcggcatgGTGGCGCGTCGGTGGCGCGGCGCTGGAGCGGCGAGGAAGCAAAGGGAGCTACGAGAAAGCGGGAGAGAGCGCGCATGGCAGTGTGGATAGCCGCGTAGAGAGCGTAGCAATTTTTATAGGCGCGCCGCGGGCGCGCCAAATGTAGTGCGCGAGCTGCCGCCTTTTCTCTCACGCGCGCTAAAATATCAGTTTACTGCGTACGCGCGTCTTTTGACACGGCGGTTGGAGATACTCTAAGGCAGGGTGACTCAATTTCACCCATGCCACTCTATGGACACATCCCCCTGCCAATACCTAGGCCTTCAAATAGCTTTCCACCAGCTTACAAAGTGGAGTGGCAGCTCCGACTTGGCAATGTGGGCCAAATTAGAAGGGCTGGTGGATTAGTCCTTGTTATTTTCGTTCTACTAGCATGTCCAACTCACCACCTGcttaccccgcaaaaaaaaactcTCCACCTGCTTATTACCGAGGCATCAAAATGGGTTACAACAATTGGAGAAGTTGATCAGAGTTTTCCTGGTCTGGAACGGAAGAGATTCAAGGAGGGAAATAGCTCGTTACCCAAAGGAATGTTCGCAAACCTAGACGAGAACTGTCTTGGGAGTTTAGGACTGACATTCATGGTATTACACTCTGTGCTAGATGGGAATGGATGTTGTGGCGAGGATTGCCTTTGATGTGCGGTACGTAACATATACTGCAAGCTCGGTATACAAGGTCATGTGCCAAGCAGCCAAGGTGTTGTACATTTCAGTGGAGCTAGTTAAATGCAAATGGAAGATAGCTCCATTAAACAGCAAAATCTTCATCTAGATTGGCCTATGGTACATAATTTAGACCCTGGAGCGTCGTGTGAGACTGTTATTCAACATAATTGATGCCTCCTGCTTATGCTTGTAGGAGAAGGGCCTTGCAAACTACATCCGCATTCAACGTGTGTATGGGCAACAAACGCGGTGGCATGCATTGCCTCACCACAATGTTCCCATCTGCCAGCACTCCAACGGCGACTGAGAGCGAAAATCTACAACGTTGGTGACGAGTAATGCTACATTCATGGATCATTACGGAGGTTTTACAGGGTCATTATGACTTGGCAGATGATGATTGGGTCAAGGGGGAGGGAGAGGCCCCGCCCacctgaaaatgaaaatgaaaaggTCATTGATTCTCTTGTTAAGTtaatttttttttttttgaaacatcACCGGGAGGCAGAAAAACTGCCCACCTGAATTGTTAAGTTGATCACTTGTAGCCTTTGGAAGCAACAAAATGTGCGAGCATTCGCTGGTACACATCTGCATGTCAATGGAAGCACCCTGCTGGCTCAAATAATGGATGAGTTCAAGCTTTGGAAGAAAGCTGGGGCAAAGGAGATTGACCTTGTAGAGAGTAGTTAGTGCAGAGTTATATGGTGTTGAGTAAACCCTCCCTTGCTTCATTCAATAAAGATAAGGTACGCCAATGCATTACTCTAAAAATATAAGAAGAAACTGACAGAAATAAAGTATACAAGCTCTCTTACTTAGTACACGGTAAAACATTATAATACATTTTGAAGGAAGAAAAAAATCTCAATGAAACACTATACAATAACTTAGGACAAGACAATTTTGACAAAAACTAGAAAATGTTGCACGAATCTCCAATTGGCGATATATAGATGATGGATGCATGCACACTATTATATATAACATGCATGCATGGTAGCGGTAGAAAACCATTTCTCGCGGTGTTATCCTCTAGGCACGTAATCCGACATGGTGTGACACGACGAGAAACGACGACCTTGCATAGAGAGCTGCTTGCTTGATTAATGATTAGCCGGTGCCGCCGAGCACGGACTTGAGCTTCTTGACCTGCGCGTCGTCGAGGAAGGTGACGGTCTCGACGACGGCGGACGGGAGGTTGTTGGCGAAGAGCGCGTAGTCGGTGATCTGCAGGCCGGGGTTGGGGCCGCTGAAGGCGACGAGGGCGACGGCCGGGGAGCTGCCGCCGTTGTACTGATAGTGGAGCAGGCCCTGGGGGAACACCATGATGTCGCCCTTGTAGAGCGTCTTGGTGTAGACGGTGTTGGAGGAGGAGCTGATGAAGCCGGCGAGGATGGTGCCCTCGGTAACGAAGAGCAGCTCAGAGGCGGCCGGGTGGGTGTGGAGCGGCACGACGCCTCCGACGGCGATGTCGAGCCTGGCGGCGGAGATGCCCAGCCCGTTGACGCCGGGGAACTGGCCCACGAAGGCCGGCGTGACGGCCGCCTTGATGAGGTTGTTGGTGTTGCCCGCGGTGGCGAGGCCGTGGTAGTAGAAGTCGCCCGGGCCGACGCCCTTTTTGCACGGGTACCCCGCCGGCGTGTCGGGGCAGGCCAGGTCGGCCACGCAGAAGTCCTGGGTCAGGGCCAGGGCGGAGAAGGGCAGGACGAGGAAGTAGACGAGCACTGCAGCGAGCAACATTGCGTTGGCCATTCTGGGCTAGCGTGCTCTGCTGAATGTTGGGTACGTACTGTGTGTGCTCATTTGGTGTTTATATAGGCCATAAGGTGATAAGGTAGGAAGGAGGCGCATAGACGGTAGAGGCGTACAGCTGGTACGTAGTACTTCCTTCGCTCCAAAATGCTTTAAGTTCTAAATTTATCTCGAGTCAAACATCTTTCAGTTTCACAAATTTATAGAAACACTATatcttttttttaaaaaaactttaATATATTCATCTTCGTTCATGACAGTACAACgaacataaaaaataataaaaattacatccaggtTCGTGGAGCACCTAACGACGACTACAAATAGTGGAGCGAGCCGAAGGTGCCCCGTCATCATCGCCCCTCCCTTGCTGTAGTCGGGCAAACTTTGTTGTAGTATACAGTCGGGAAGTCCTCGTGCTAAAATCCTTTGGGACCAGCGCATCAGAGCAGCAACCATCGCCGATGAAGAAAGTCGTAAATTGGAAGGATCAAACTTATAAACGCCCAAACGAAGAACGGATACAAACAGATCCACCGAAGACTGGCACCTATCAAATCCCACGAGATCCGACAGAGACACACCTTCACATGCACTCCGACGACTCTAGATGCACCATCGGGACGGTGATAGAACGTGGGAGACATCATTCCTACCAAGGGACATCCCCGCCGCCACACAACCTCAACCATGCCGCTGAACCTAACAAGAACCAGAATGGGCCCCTCCCACCGGCGAGGGTACAAGGTCCTCCGCACCTCCATAGCCCAAAGGCCATCGGAGATGAGGTGAACCGGCGGCGGCGCCaacgggaggaggaggaggagtaaAGGTTGAGATTTTTTTCTCgtggaggaggaaagagagaACGCAATAGAAACATTATATCTATATCTGCAACATGAATAATATATATTATTTTATGATGAATCTAATGAAACCGATTTGATGCTGTACATGTCGGATATATTGTTGTATACACTCAACTTAGCTTGGACAAACCTAGAACTTCAAGTATCTCTTGAAAATAAAGGGAGTTCACAAGTAGAACAATGTAACGTGAGTGATATTTGACGAGGCGCGTGCTTCTGTGCCCGTGCACGTATGGCAAGCCGGCGGGATACCCGTGCATGCATGGCACTGTCAGGATTTTTGGGGAGAAGGACGTAGGGCGGCCAGTGGACAAACGTTTATAGCTGTGCATGGTCCCAAAATAGGACCGCTTTGATGAAGGAAAGCTCTTGCAATGCTGCATTATTAGGGAATGGCAGGACATGGTGAGCTGCTTTTGCACTGAGATGGATATTTTGTTTTGAGACCAAGTCAGATGTTTATATGAACTCGTTGTCTCAATTATCACGTAAGGTACGTAGCTTAGTGTGAGAGGGTTGAAATTGAATGCATGCATACGTAAAAGCCAGAACTTGGTACGGTAACTTCGTTAGTCATCTCTGGCTTAGCAAATTTGTGGAGACAAAAACTGCAGCCTTCTTTTGTTGCTTTGCTAAACAAAGATATCAGTGGTCTGGTGCGTAATTAATCATGTGAAATTTTAACAGCTGGTCTAAGACCTGCACGCTTCTAGATTCATGGACAGGATATTATGTGATGCTATATATACTTTTGGGACCAGCAGCAGCAGGCAAGCACAACTTGCGAATTTGTTTTGTTTTCTTGCTTGGCTGTCCAGACGTACACTTTGTTCCGTTATGTTATACGGACAAAACCTGCTTTATAATCTTGACAATTATGTCTCTTATGGCGCTGCTGGAATGAGAGAAACAGTAGGGATCATGGTGGCCAACCAGAGTCTGTGGATGAGATGAGATAACATACCTGATCCAGATGCATGCAAACGAATGGGAGGGTTTTTAGGGGAAATCTGCTGTCAACCGGAGACCTGATGTTGGATGGACACTGCCCCCAGCTGCAGAATATGTTCAGATAAGTTCTCATGGGGCCTTTGCCACTGGTTCAGGTAATGGCGGGTGGGACTGTACCGCATATTGGTAATGCTTTGCATGCTGAGGCAGTGGCATTAATCAAACGTCATTAGTCTATCTGGATAGTTTGGTTGGGGCATGTCATGTATTAGACCGGCACTGGTTCAGACGGTGACTTCTTCAGACTTTGATCTCTCACCCATGGAGAACCTGTTTCGTGAAGCAAAACTCCTTGGACTTAAAAACTGTGAATTTCGTGAGGTGTTTAGTCCAAGGGCATGTAACAAGGCAACACACATGCTTGCCACTTTAGGTGCAGAAAGAGCCCATGTTAACAATGTGCTTCTCGATCAAAGATCTTTTGCTCTGTGCTTTAATTTCGCATGCCCTCGTAGCTAACAATCACCAACCTTGCAGGTCTTGGCTTTCAATCGACGACAGATATTGAACATTGTGGATTGTGGTGAGTCCATGCATGCCACCACGTTTGTCGgagtaaatagcataaaactactaGTACTTTAGAGGTTAGGGTTTCAAAAAACTACCAAATATTTTTCTTTCGCTGATAACTACGAAGTCAGGGGTCGACTGTTTCAAAAAACCCAAAACACTCGTTTAAACCGTATTCTGACAGGTCAGACCCACTCCTAAACATTCTGTTTCTTTGATTGTTTTGTTTGACCGTTATCTTACATGTGGGATCCACATGTAagttccttcttcttcttcttatcttTTTCTTCTCTCCCTTCTCCTCCTGACCAAGGCCCAAGCTCCACCACCTCTGCCATCCCGCTGCACACCAAGCCAGGGCCGACTACAGGAAGGAGCATCGCGGGAGGAGCAGTCGGCACCCAGGAGCACGGGCTGCCGCCAACCACGCGCCATGGCCAAGGGGCAGGGACTCGGGCCGCCGCGCCCTGGAAAGAGGGAGAGTGAGAGGACGCATGTCGGGGAGCTCACGGTGGCTGCAGGCGCAGCTCGCCGGCAGGAGGAGGCGGTAGCTGGCACACATGCTGGAAGGGAGCTCCGCGGCGGAGCGCACTGGGCGGGTGACGGACGACGGGAGGGAGCTGTGTAGCGGCGCTGGAAGGAAGCTCCGCGGCTACGCGCACCGTACGCCGCAATGGGAGGGAGCTCCGCGGTGAGCATGGCGGCGGGTGCCCTCCTCTGGATCTTGAGCACTGGAGGGACCTGATGGCTTTTTGCAATTTGTTTGTAGGACCTGATTGCGTAAAAGTTTAAAGGGGCCTGATTTGTTTTTTTAAGTTTGCAGGGACTCTAACACGTGGGCCCCAGATGTCATTTAATGGTCAAACAACCTGTTTTCTTATATGCGGATCCCAACTGTCGTAATCACGATTAATTATAAAGCACTGGACAATTGGAGTTTTTTGAAATAGCCGACCCCTAACTTGATAGTTATCGGCGAAAAAATATTCAATAGTTTTTTAAAACCCTAGCTTGTaaaatactcccttcgttcctaaatatttgtctttctagacatttcaaatgactactacatacagatgtatgtagacatattttagagtgtagattcactcattttgctccgtatgtagtcacttgttgaaatgcctaaaaagacaagtatttagaaacggagggagtagtagttttGTGTTATTTACTCCCATACACACATTGAATGCGGACGTGGTTTGCAATGCCCTGCAAGCATAAGCAGGAAGGCATCATATTATCTTGAATAACGGTCTCACACGACGACCCGAGGTCTAAATTATGTACCATGGGCCAATCTAGATGAAGATTTTGCAGTTTAATGGAGCTCAGATCTTCCATTTGTAATTAACTAGCTGCACTGGAATGTACAACACCTTGGCAACCGAGCTTGCAGTATACATGTTACGGCCCGCTCATCAAAGGCAATCCTCGCCACGGCATCCATTCCCATCTAGCACGGAATGCAATACCATGAAGGTTAGTCCTAAGCTCCCTAGACAGTTCTCGTCTAGGTTTGCGAACAGTCCTTTGGGCATGAGCTAACTGCTCATAATGGGAAGTAATATAAAGTGGTAACTTGCCGAtattactagtctatgttactaccttcatagtgggtagtaacatatgagTGGTATCATGAAAAaattcatttattaggctatagactcattATGTCTTGAAATGTGTGATGtcacagtaactagctaagttaccacAAATTTCTCTCTCCTCATTAATTAGCTGCCACATAAGCAATTTTGTATTGAAATGTGTGATATTACTAGTTAAGTTATTCCCATTATGACAGTCTTCCGTTCCAGACCAGAAAAAAGCTCTGATCAATTTCTCCAATTGTCGTACAACCCATTTTGACGCATCCGTAATAAGCAGGTGGTGAGTTGGCCATGCTAGTAGAACGGAAATGACAAGGAGTCAAGGACTAATCTACTAGACCTGGTAATTAGCCCACATCGGCAAGTCGGAGCTGCCGCTCTGCTTTGTAAGTGCATCTTCTACATCGACCTTTAAACCACTCGCATACATTCAAACCGTTGTCTAAGCGCACTATCTTCCGCAAAATGGAGACGAAGGGGGTGGGGTCTGGAAAGCAGCCACATTGGACTCCGACACTCCAGACTCACTAAATCTACCATCCTCGCCCTATTTTCTTCCACTCCACGACTTCTTCCCATTACTTTGCATCTGCACCCTTCACCTCCGCTGTCGCCGTTATACCTCTCCGGTTGCCACACAAGCATTGCCGGAAGTTCGCAACCAGCACCGACGTTCCCGCTCGCCTTTTACGATGGCGTTGTCCACCCTGGAGCCGTTTGTGCCCAGGTATGCCCAGCAGGTGTTCAACCAAATGCCATTGAGCTTATTTTCAGACGCCATGTCATTTTTTTAGAGTAAGAAGGATGGCTGGGTACTTGACCATGGATGATGAGTTGTTGTGTGATGCGTGGTTGGTCGTATCAGCGGATTTCATAGGCAGGAGCAGAGAGGGGCCTTCTGGCAGCAAGTGCATGAATCGTTTCACAAACGAGCGCACATTGCGCCTTGCGACATGCACATCATCTATGATCGTGATGTGAGGTTGTTATCGTATCGATGATACGCCATCCAGACCATCGTCACCAAGTTTTGTCTCGTAGTTTCTCACCTAGAGTCAAGGTGGCCATTGCACGTGACAAAAGAGGAGATCGTAAGTTTTGTTTCTTCTTCATCAACTTGTTGATTGAATCATTCATTCACTAAATGTTGCTATTCACATTGTTTAGCTCGTACGCGTTGTCGTGTACCACAGAACAAAGGGACGACCATTTACATACACATACTGTTGGATGAAGCTGAAGGGGCAATATGTGTGCGACGACATGATTCGTTGAAAAACTTGTTGGACATCGAATTTGAGATATTGTTATACTTGCATGCTATGTATGGATGAACTGTGCTATTTTCTTTCCGAACTTTGATGAATATTAGCCGGTTTGCATGAATTTAGTCCGCTCGGTCGAAAACCAACTTGAAATATATGCGGGCAACGTTTGATGGACAGCTCCGATATCTATGTCCATGGACTAGTCCCCCCCCCCCCTATCTATGGACGGATACCAGAGCAAATTTGTGGATCaccattggagatgccctaagctGGCGGAAAGCTAATTGAAGGCCTAGGTATTTGCAGAGGGATGTGTCCATAGAGCAGCATTGGTGTAATCGAGTCAGCCTgccttagggcatctccaacagaTTGTATGTAAAGTCTTGTTGATAAAATGTCCATGTCATCAACCAACAAGCTATCATACAACCACTTCAATGGGTTATATGTAAGTTATCCAATAGATGGTGAGAAAATAAATGTGATTGCTCTCTATTTCATCTTGGAGCTTGTGCAAAGGTTGTTAGTTAATCTACATATAACTTTATTCTCTCTCCATATTTAAtacatgccacatcatcactATGTCCTAGGTGGCAAATTTACCAACATCTATCTTACAActattggagatgcccttaggcTGCCCATAATGAGAGTATCATATGTAGTATCATACATGCCAACTAAGCAATTTTGATGAAgtggcatagaattaaatgaagaaataGAGACTTGAGTAttatatcatgataccgtatcatattaaatgatgtgctactttgtggcatgcatggcaataaatgtAATCCTCTATGATACTaacatatgatactatgcattagggaTATAGTATCATAGACTGGtaccatatgcatgatactagtgtatgatactccccattacaaccagccttaggGCCCTTGCATACACAGTGGCAGAGCCAGGCCAACAGCAGCCCTCTATCTGAATTTGAGAACTGTAGCTACAATAATGTACAATACACACTAGGTTTGAAGAATCCATCATTATGACTAGGCCAGCGTACCTGAGTCCTATCTCCGCCCTTGCGTGTACAtgatcctctttttggagctccatTCACTACCAACTTGGTGCTCATCGGGGAGAGTAGAAAGGCAACCCAACGAAGCCACATGGTGCTAAAATTCTTGCGGCGAAGAACTTCAAAAAGGAGGGGCCAAGAAAGGGAATCAATCACAAACGAAATATCGAGTTTGAGGTGTACATATTTCGCTTTCACGCAATTCAGCTTGCTTGCAACTTGCTTGGCTAGGAGGAAGTTTTCATGAAGATTGTGTCTTTTGATGAACGCTGACTGGTTggttgatacgtcttcaacgtatctataatttatgaagtattcatactattatattatccatcttagatgttttatatgcatttatatgctattttatatgatttttgggactaacctattaacctagagcctagtgccagtttctgtttttcccttatttttgagtattgcagaaaaggaataccaaatggagtccaattgacgtgccaatttttgataatttttgatggaccaaaagaagccctcGAAGTAAAAGacttgggccagaagagtcccgagccgtccacgagggtgggggcacgccccatCCCCCTAGGCGTgggcccctatctcgtggacgactcggagacccccctgacgtgaaacCGATACTAAAATTTGAGATGGGCTCTAGGTCCATATAGCAATTTCTGAaaaatctctaagggcccatgtgggttatatggcactaggtgtagtggaaagtttagtcccaccccgctAGTGGAAGGAGAGTTGGATTGGCTTATAAGggtttctcttctacatgctattggagcttgagaagagaagaggctCTCGCGcactcctccgccgccgcccgcctcgccacgcctcgcctcgtcacgacgcgccgcgccgcgccacgccgcgggattgagccgagccgagttCACACCTACGCGCTTATTTTTGCCAGTTACTAACGGAGAGTTCTCTGACAGCTGGGCCACGATCTGAGATGTCGGATCGTGGGCTGTCACGGACTCAGACGTGGGTCgagcccacgtctctccacgcggctgcgtctatataagtgtgcggtgtctcctaaccctagccgccacgaaCAGATCACATCTGCTCCACGCGCACGCCCACTGTCGTTCCCCTGCTGCTGCCGCCGGTAACTCCATCACGTCCGCCGCGTACACGGTCGACGGAAGAGCAGGTCTCCGAAACCACGCCCTTCTGGTTCCTGTACGGGGTGAGGGGCGAATAGGTTTTTGGGCAGCGATTACGCGACTGCTCGCTTCCgatcgtctacttcctctacgtccgCGTCGCCTTCATCATCATCATGTCCACCGACACCGACCGTGCCACCGCCGAGAAAGCTGaagccgacaagaaggccgccgaggacGCCGCTGCTGCCACCAAAGCCGCGGCCTCTGCATGGCCTACTGGAGGGTATGACTCGTTTATCCCGCTCCTGCTGTTTTATGTTTTAGCCATACTAGCGTTATATGTAGATCTTTCTACAATTAGCGTAGTATGTGCTTGCTTGACTGAGTATCAGTATGCGTTTATTTGTGTCAATGCCATGCTAGTAATTTACTCGTGGATTAATTTAATCGAGAAATTGCCTATTTactcaacaatccaaaaacctattATGTGTAGGAATTTTTCGGCAAGTGGCTTTGCCGCTGCACTGAAACCGGATAAGTTTACTGGTACATACTTTAAGCGTTGGCAGACTAAGACCACGTTATGGTTCACTGCTATGAATGTGTTCTGGTCACCGGTGTCTCCACGGGAACGATTGCTCCTGAACAGGAGAAGGCGTTCAACGAGGCTACCGTTGTGTTTCTCGGAGCAGTTTTTAGCGTGATCGGAGATAAACTGGTCGATGCATATTTACATGTGCATGTC contains:
- the LOC125535412 gene encoding germin-like protein 8-14; translated protein: MANAMLLAAVLVYFLVLPFSALALTQDFCVADLACPDTPAGYPCKKGVGPGDFYYHGLATAGNTNNLIKAAVTPAFVGQFPGVNGLGISAARLDIAVGGVVPLHTHPAASELLFVTEGTILAGFISSSSNTVYTKTLYKGDIMVFPQGLLHYQYNGGSSPAVALVAFSGPNPGLQITDYALFANNLPSAVVETVTFLDDAQVKKLKSVLGGTG
- the LOC125540848 gene encoding ethylene-responsive transcription factor ERF010-like, with translation MPPRRRGASGYRGVRRRPNGWYYAEIRSGDVWLGLGTFETAHETARAYDAAAWRLDRPRAQMNFQDVHTRQQAHDVATPPRLITDQDRAEHTLRQRRLLIAKEDERGMAEWRRRHPEDVPNEQAYWAERTAKRCVDRLDRRRRKALALSQCDIVEAGGQSIFMDNDPRWEDMWLDTSNQTSKDEDDDNDEDDRE